The window CATAGAGCTTGCTAGAGCGATTCGAAGAAAGATATATCAGAATCTATTCTGGGCATTCATATATAATATCATACTCATACCAGTAGCCTCAGGAGCTTTCTATGGATTCGGAATCTTCCTAAGACCGGAGCTGGCAGGATTTGCAATGGCTATGAGCAGTATCTCTGTAACACTCTCATCACAGACGCTCAGAAGATGGAATCCTAAGACTTTCTCCTAGAATGTGAGAACCTGATAACCTTTCTCCAGGTAATAGGCAATCCTACTTCCAGCAGGTGCTAGATCTATCTCCAGATCTTTTATCTGCTTCTCAATACCAAGACTAGATGCAACACCTATACATGCTGAATCTACTGCACCTCTTCTCCTAAGTTCTCTGAGCATATCTCTCAACTCTCCTTCATAAGATATAATCCTCTTCTGAGCAGGTCCGAAGAATACTATCTTAAGATCCTCAAACCTCTCATCTAAGACAGATCTATAGGCGAATCTTATGGCAAGATCAGCTTTCTCATCTCCCGACATTACCACGAGCAAGACCTTGACCATGTAGACCACTCATTTGAATATATTCTAAAATCTTATAAAGAAAACAATGATAAGATGGTAAAGGTTTTTAAATCCTGATCTCACATGCCTAGGGGTTCAGCTCTTGTATAGGTTTATACTGGTTGTTTTCACAGCCTCATCTCTCTCCCCTGCATCGGTCTTGGGATTGCACCATCCTCTGGGCGTTCAGAGGCGTGCTCTTCTGATGGAGAGGGAGAGCGAAAAACTTTTTATCAGACTTTCTCTAGTCTTCAATAGTTGCTCTTTCGAAGGTATATGCTGCGACTACCATGAATACCACTGATAGAGCTAGCAGAACTCCTATGTCTATTAAGGGGTTGAAGTATGAGACTCCTATGAGATAGTATCTGACACCATCTACTGCATATGTTAGAGGATTTACCTTGGCTATCCACTGCATCCATTCAGGCATTCTGTTTATGGGGAAGAATACTCCACTTACAAATTGAAGAGGCATTATAAGAAGGTTAATTAGTATCTGAAAACCTTCCATGCTACTCATTCTACTAGCTATAGCCATCCCAAGCGATGCCAACCCTATTGATAGAACGAATCCATACCCTAGTGCGGGGAGGATTCCCTGGATTCTCAGCTCGTTTGAGAGGAGGAAGCCCATTAAAACTATCATTAGAGAGCTGAGTATTATAGCTATGGAATCTCCAACAGCTCTACCTAGAAGCACTGCAGCTCTAGGCGCTGGTGCTACTAGCGTCTCCTTAAGAAATCCAAATTGTTTGTCGAATATCACTGTCACACCACTGATAAAAGACCCCATGAAAACGCTCATAGCTATAACACCTGTGACTAGATAGGTGACATAATCAACACCACCGAACTGAGCTCTGATGAACTGATCTATGAGAGGATTGGAAAAGTTGAAGACACCACCCATACCCATGCCGAATAGAACAACCCATAGAATAGGCTGGATTACTACTGCTATAACTCTAGACCTAGCTCTAATAAATCTCTTAAGCTGTCTATAAACCATTGAGTAGAACACGGTGAGACTTCTATACATCTCCAAGAAGATCACCTCCAACGTCTTATAGGCTTAGAATCATTCTCAAGACTATCTCTAAGCTCTCTCCCTGTGAAGTGGAGGAAGACTTCATTAAGCGTAGGTCTTCTATAGCTTATCTCAGAGATCTTTACCCCACGTCTCTCATATTCTTCGAAGATCCTTGGAAGCGTTCTAACAGCATCTCTTGTCACGATCTCTATTCTCCTACTATCTATAATCTTACACTTAATCGCGAGATCCTCGATATCCTGAATACACGCAGGCTCGGAGGAATCTCCTAAGGTTATCAGGATCACGTCGGCACCAACATATGATTTAAGCTGATCTGCTGTTCCTTCTACAAGGATCTTCCCGTGATCCATTATAGAGATCCTATCACACAACTGCTCAGCTTCATCCATGTAATGTGTTGTCATAAGTATGGTCACACCCTTCTCCTTCCTAGCAGTTCTCACATAATCCCACACCTTATTCCTGGTCTGAGGGTCTAGTCCTATGGTGGGTTCATCTAATACTAGTATCTCTGGATCATGGATCAGAGCTCTAGCAATCTCAAGCCTTCTCCTCATACCACCTGAGAAGTATCTAACAACCTTATTAGAGAACTCCTCAAGTTCTACGAATTTAAGAGCTTCTCTGATTCTATTCTCAAGATCCAAGCCTCCTAACCCGTAGATCTTTCCATGAATATATAGGTTCTCGTATGCAGTGAGAAAGACATCTAGAGATGGATCCTGAAACACTACTCCAAGTTTCTTCCTAACATCATTAGGTTTCTTAGTAACATCAATCCCATCAACATATACTGTACCTGACGTGGGTTTCAGAAGTGTTATTATGATACTTATAGTAGTAGTCTTACCAGCTCCATTAGGACCTAGAAGCCCGTATATCTCACCCTCACGAACACTAAAACTCACTCCATCAACTGCTACAACATCTTTAAATCTTTTAACAAGGTTCACAACCTCTATAATACTTCTCAACCTTCCACCCCCTCTAAAATACCTCTCAGATCTCTTTCAAAACGTGTGAAAACATTTCTAAGAGAATCGATCTGTGAAGGCGACATCGAATCAATCCTCATATAAAGCTCCTTAAAAAGTTGAAAAACTCTCTCAGCTCCAATCTCTCTAAATCTTCTATGCTTCTCGATGATGCTTCTAGCTTTCAAAACCTTCTCACTATTATCCTTCAAAAACCTATGCCCTTGCTCTGTAAGTCTATATATCTTGATCTTTTTCTCACCTCTACTCTGAACCTCTATATATACTAAGCCTTCTCTATACAGAGATCTCATGATAGAATAGAGCATACTTAGAGGAGGTTTGAAACCTATTACTTCTTCGAGTTTCTTCATAAGTGCATAAGTATGATAAGGTGATTCCTCCAAGAGATCTAGGATCATCATCTTTAGATCATCTCTATATCTTCTTCTCACACTCAATATATCACATTCTATATCATGTTACATATCTTATAAAATTAATCATGATGCATCTCATAAGATATTATAAACACCAATTCTGGAAGGAGGATACTACTTCTTCTCACCACTCCTCATCTAATAGCATGGATTTTAGAAGAAGATGAAACCTTGCACAAACTTACTATAATACATGCTTAGAGTACTCATATGATCTTGCACCTCTCTTCTCATAAGAAAACCTCTACATAGGTAGTACTATTGAAACCCGGGCTTCCTCAGGTTTCAGAACTACTTCTTATAATGCCGTTCAATGATCTCACTAGTCGTTGCCACACTAACATACTTTCTTGCGATATCCATGAGTTTTCTATCATCTGTTGCTAGCGTTAGCTTGTCTCTCATCGCAATATATATGTAGGATGCATCATATATTGTCACACCTTCTTTTACAGCTATATCCATAACCTCCTTCTCAAAACCCTTTATCGTGTGAAGATCTATTATATCGAAGACTTTGGAGAGCAACTCGATTAATCTATAGGCTGTTTCAATCTTTATCTTCTTTAGAAGATAGCATTCTTTCCAAACAGCATTAGCAACTTCGTAGATAGCAAGATCCAGGGTGTGTCCGCCTAGAAAAACCCTTAGCTCACCTCTTTTTACAAGATTAAATATTGCACTTGCATCGTAGAGATACAATACTACCTACCTTCTCTATCCTCTCTTATTAGCTCGACAACTTCTTCATTTGATACATGGGATAGCTCCTTGGAAAGCTCTTTAAACTCCTTCTCAAGTTCTTCAAGCATACGTTTCTTAACTTCTTCCTCTAGTGCTCTCCTTATAATAGGACCAGGCTTTATACCATAT of the Sulfolobales archaeon genome contains:
- a CDS encoding ABC transporter permease, with amino-acid sequence MYRSLTVFYSMVYRQLKRFIRARSRVIAVVIQPILWVVLFGMGMGGVFNFSNPLIDQFIRAQFGGVDYVTYLVTGVIAMSVFMGSFISGVTVIFDKQFGFLKETLVAPAPRAAVLLGRAVGDSIAIILSSLMIVLMGFLLSNELRIQGILPALGYGFVLSIGLASLGMAIASRMSSMEGFQILINLLIMPLQFVSGVFFPINRMPEWMQWIAKVNPLTYAVDGVRYYLIGVSYFNPLIDIGVLLALSVVFMVVAAYTFERATIED
- a CDS encoding ATP-binding cassette domain-containing protein; translated protein: MRSIIEVVNLVKRFKDVVAVDGVSFSVREGEIYGLLGPNGAGKTTTISIIITLLKPTSGTVYVDGIDVTKKPNDVRKKLGVVFQDPSLDVFLTAYENLYIHGKIYGLGGLDLENRIREALKFVELEEFSNKVVRYFSGGMRRRLEIARALIHDPEILVLDEPTIGLDPQTRNKVWDYVRTARKEKGVTILMTTHYMDEAEQLCDRISIMDHGKILVEGTADQLKSYVGADVILITLGDSSEPACIQDIEDLAIKCKIIDSRRIEIVTRDAVRTLPRIFEEYERRGVKISEISYRRPTLNEVFLHFTGRELRDSLENDSKPIRRWR
- a CDS encoding PadR family transcriptional regulator, giving the protein MRRRYRDDLKMMILDLLEESPYHTYALMKKLEEVIGFKPPLSMLYSIMRSLYREGLVYIEVQSRGEKKIKIYRLTEQGHRFLKDNSEKVLKARSIIEKHRRFREIGAERVFQLFKELYMRIDSMSPSQIDSLRNVFTRFERDLRGILEGVEG
- a CDS encoding type II toxin-antitoxin system VapC family toxin — translated: MYLYDASAIFNLVKRGELRVFLGGHTLDLAIYEVANAVWKECYLLKKIKIETAYRLIELLSKVFDIIDLHTIKGFEKEVMDIAVKEGVTIYDASYIYIAMRDKLTLATDDRKLMDIARKYVSVATTSEIIERHYKK